DNA from Pelobacter propionicus DSM 2379:
ACTTCTTTGCCCCCTCGATCTCGTAGATGGAATGGGGGATGGCCGGATCAGTGATAAAGGCCTCGTAGGCGGCATCGAAGAAGATCACGGCGTTATTGGCAATGGCGTAATCGACCCACTTCTTCAGTTCCTCCCGGCTGGCCACGGTGCCGGTGGGGTTGTTGGGGAAGCAGAGGTAGATGATGTCCACCTTCTCCGTGGGCAGCGTCGGAATGAAGCCGTTGGCCTCGGTACAGGGCATGTAGACGATCCCCTTGTAGTAGCCCCTGTCGTCAGCCTCGCCGGTGCGGCCGATCATGACGTTGGTGTCGTTGTACACCGGGTAGACCGGATCGCCGATGGCCACCACGTTGTCCATGGCGAAGATGTCCAGGATATTGGCACAGTCGCACTTGGAACCGTCGGAGACAAAAATCTCGCTGGTCTTGAGTTCTACCCCCAGCTTGTTGTAGGACTTCTCGATGACCGAGTTGATCAGCCAGTCGTACCCCTGCTCCGGGCCGTAGCCGGCAAAGGTCTCGACCTTGGCCAGGTCGTCGACCGCGTCGTGGAATGCCTTGAGGATTGCCGGGGGGAGCGGCCTGGTCACATCGCCAATGCCGAGGCGGATCACGTTGGCCTGGGGATTGGCTTCCGCAAAGGCACGCACGCGGCGGCCGATTTCGGGGAAGAGGTACCCGGCTTTCAGCTTCAGGTAGTTGTCATTTATCTTTGCCATACGCGAATATCCTTTGTTCGATATGAAATTGCACAGCGCCTGCAAACGGAAAAGCTATTTCAAACCAAGCACATCCTGCATGTCGTAGAGACCGGGCGCCTGACCCACCACCCACGTGGCGGCGCGGACCGCTCCCCGCGAGAACATGTCCCGGTTCATGGCGCGGTGGGAGAGCTCGATGCGCTCACCCATGCCGATGAAGTAGACCGTGTGCTCGCCGACGATGTCGCCGCCGCGGATGGTCTGCATGCCGATCTCATCCTTTGTGCGGCTGCCGGTGATTCCCTCCCGGTGGAAGTTCGCCACCCGGTCGTAGTCACGCCCCAGGGCCTCGGCAACCACCTGCCCCATGCGCACCGCGGTGCCGGAAGGAGCGTCCACCTTCATGCGGTGATGGGACTCGACAATCTCCACGTCGAAGTCGTCGCCAAGGGTCGCCGCGATGTCCTTGAGGATCTTGAAGCAGACATTGACCCCCACCGACATATTGGGCGCCAGTATGGCCGAGATGTTTCTGGTCAGCTCCATTGCCAGCTGGCGCTCCTCGGGGGTAAAGCCGGTGGAGCCGATGACGATGGACTTCCGCTGCAACCCGCAGGCCTCCAGGTTCTTGAGGGATACCTTGGGGGCGGTGAAATCGATCAGGACATCGCAACCGGCAATGACGGCGTTGAGATCGTCGGAGATGCTGACACCCAGTGCCCCGCATCCGGCAACCAGCCCGGCATCCTGTCCCACCAGCGGATGGGCGGGCCGTTCCAGTACGCCGGAGAGACATACACCCTCGGCCTCCTGCACGGAATTGATGAGGCGTTGTCCCATGCGGCCGGCAGCTCCGCAGACAGCTATCTTGATCATGGCATTACCCTCTCTGGAATCATTCGTTCACGTCGCGT
Protein-coding regions in this window:
- a CDS encoding LL-diaminopimelate aminotransferase, giving the protein MAKINDNYLKLKAGYLFPEIGRRVRAFAEANPQANVIRLGIGDVTRPLPPAILKAFHDAVDDLAKVETFAGYGPEQGYDWLINSVIEKSYNKLGVELKTSEIFVSDGSKCDCANILDIFAMDNVVAIGDPVYPVYNDTNVMIGRTGEADDRGYYKGIVYMPCTEANGFIPTLPTEKVDIIYLCFPNNPTGTVASREELKKWVDYAIANNAVIFFDAAYEAFITDPAIPHSIYEIEGAKKCAIEFRSFSKTAGFTGVRCGLVVVPEEVMGSTATGEAYSFNKLWLRRTTTKFNGASYPVQRAAAAVYTDEGWAQTKEIIDYYMENARIIREGLAEAGCTVYGGVNAPYIWLKTPGGMSSWEFFDKLLTECNVVGTPGSGFGPSGEGFFRLSAFGNRENVIEAVERIKKNLK
- the dapB gene encoding 4-hydroxy-tetrahydrodipicolinate reductase codes for the protein MIKIAVCGAAGRMGQRLINSVQEAEGVCLSGVLERPAHPLVGQDAGLVAGCGALGVSISDDLNAVIAGCDVLIDFTAPKVSLKNLEACGLQRKSIVIGSTGFTPEERQLAMELTRNISAILAPNMSVGVNVCFKILKDIAATLGDDFDVEIVESHHRMKVDAPSGTAVRMGQVVAEALGRDYDRVANFHREGITGSRTKDEIGMQTIRGGDIVGEHTVYFIGMGERIELSHRAMNRDMFSRGAVRAATWVVGQAPGLYDMQDVLGLK